CGTCGAGACACCCATCCCCATCCTCTCCAATTGAGACCCCGTCTCGGATCCGTGCCATATCCAGCTGCCGTCGCTAGTTCCTTGCATGTCGCCCGAGACATATGCCATCAATTCTTCGTCGTGGTCGACATCGGAGAAGTTGCCCTCAGATGGCTGGATGCGAACGAGCAGACGCCGTAGGAAGAAGGCGAGGTATCGCCCGCAGGCGGCGTTCACAGTGCGCATGTCGCCGATTGATGAGAGTGCTTGTACACAGACAAGAGCACCGGCGTACTCGCCtcggaagaggaggaggagcgtGCAGCGCCAGATGTGTGTGCAGAGGAGGGAACCCGCGGAGGAGGCGAAGTGAGAGCGGGGATCGTTGATACATGGTGGGTCTGGGTGTGTTGAGTAGTTGCGCATgcagcgggcgaggatgTTGGCCGTGTCAAGGGCCGTTGAGACGCAATAGTCCATTGCTGAGGTGCGGACGATGTCGGGGCAGAAGGGGGAGATGTTGTGGCGGTGGAGAAGGAGGCGGGCGTTTTGGAGGTAGATTACCGGGGCGAGGGAGCGGGGGTCAAGATCttggtcggtcttggggtgGAATTGAGATGGGAACGTTGCAAGACAGGTGTTGAAGTGGAGTTCGAAGGTCTCAAGGGTGGCGGGGCTAATGGTTGCTGAGCGTAGGGTGCGCGTGAGTTGGCCGATGGACCGGACGACGTGGATCGTAGCTAGCAATGGTGTGGTTGGCTGACTTTCCAGAATCTTGCCTCCTTCTGTGATGTACTGTTCGTCCACGGGACATGGTAGATCGATATCGCAATCTTGATCGTTGATCAACACTGGCTTCCCCATCTCAAGCGCCAGTAGTCGGTCCCAGGTGTATAATCCCCACCAAACACGCTTCCGCATCTCCCCTTCGACTGCAGGCCACGGTCCGGAGTTGATGTGCAGCCCTATCTCTTGAGCCACACGTACTGCCGAGCCAATCCACACCCAACTAGCCGACTTCGAATTGACCTCGTAGAGAAATATGCTTGCCAGCAGCGCCGCGCGAGCCCGATCCAAATTGAAGTTATCGTGCCAAACATCAATAATCGCACAGGATGTGCGTAAGTATTTCTTGCCTTCCTCCTCCCGATTGGCCTCGTTCGTGTGGATGGCGCCGCAGGCAAACACACCAAACAGTACAGCCGCCCATTCAGTCGAGACACCCAACAACGACCCCGACCGATAAACCCTCTCATAATCTGCGATAAAAATGGGCCAATGGAGCACCGGAAGTACCGCGTGAATGCAACCCAGATATTGGGCCAGTAGATGATCGGCTAGATCCTTTGGCGGCAGCTCCGGCGCATTGCCAGTCACCAATGACTCTGCACCCTTTTGGCGGTATGGGGTGGGCACCTTCAAGATGCCATGGCCGTAATATCGGATATTAGACCGCACCTCGGAGAAATCCTGTGGGATGGGCGCCTTCGAACGGCGCACGGGTCGATATTCGATCTCAGGCAACTTGATCATCGGCTGCGAGATGCCTTCATCCACATCCACCATGCGATCCGGCCGCATCATGCCAGTCTGCAAGTGCTGCAATTGCTGTTTGGTATTCTGTAACTGCTTCTCCAGATCCTGGACCTGTTTGATAGATGACATGCGGCGGTTCGTCTCTTTGGTAAACTGACAGCGGACCCTGCGATTGTTACATTCGGTGCAGCTGGACGACTCGGATGCGTCGCATTTGACCTTACGCTCGCGACAAGCATCGCAACTAGGGTCTTTTCTACGCTGGCGATACGCGCGCTTCTGTTGTAGTTGCGCGGCGGTCTGTTGCCCATGTCCGGGGCTGGTTTGGTAGACTGAGTTCATTGGTGGCGCATCGGGAAGCGCAGTCTCACCGGAAGAGACTGAGGCAGAATCATAAAAGCGCGGGTACGGTGATGTCGTCGGCCCGGCTGAGGGCATAGGCTGCAGTAAATGAGACATTCGCATTTCGCTGTCAGGTCTGCTCGGCGGAGCGGAAAGCAGTGCAGGAGCCGGGAATGCGCCCGACGTCATCGATTGCACGGGTGGCAGCCCGTAGCCTTGATGGCCTCGAAAATGAGAGGGCTGCATGGTTGGATGTATTCCGATAAATAGACAAATATGAGGGGAACAAATTTAAGGAAGAGTTGGGGTAAGAATCTTAGAGGCGACGTAAGATAAGGGCTATCTCCACAGTTCCAAAGCGCATTCAAGATTTCGATTTCTCTCCAGGTTTTATTCGAATAGGAATGGCGAAGCCATTGTTGAGATAgtagaaaaggaaaaaaaatttaaaaatttaaaaattAAAAATGAAATACACCCCAAAGGCGGGGACGATCGTACATGTTAAATGCCGAGTTTGGGAAAGATGAAGATCAAAGAATCTTGTGAAGAAAGGGAGAACGGGGAATGTAAAATTAACGTTGAAAGGAAAGAGGAGGGGAACATAAGAGTAAAAGGAGAGAACTACTAGATCGACGAAGAAGAGCCTTACCATCTACCTAACATTTTCAATCCAAGCCGAGATACTCTTTTCTGAGGATGGCGTCTGTGGCATCTGTATATACTGGTAATATAAGCAAGTGAGCCCGAGATCGGCAGTGGCAGTGTTTAGATCTTGCTTGAAAGACAAAGTCATGTCCTAGGTATTGGTGAGCTTCGTCCCACTTGGTTAATGGAGaatctgtacggagtagtcacCTTGG
The nucleotide sequence above comes from Penicillium digitatum chromosome 1, complete sequence. Encoded proteins:
- a CDS encoding C6 transcription factor, putative — protein: MQPSHFRGHQGYGLPPVQSMTSGAFPAPALLSAPPSRPDSEMRMSHLLQPMPSAGPTTSPYPRFYDSASVSSGETALPDAPPMNSVYQTSPGHGQQTAAQLQQKRAYRQRRKDPSCDACRERKVKCDASESSSCTECNNRRVRCQFTKETNRRMSSIKQVQDLEKQLQNTKQQLQHLQTGMMRPDRMVDVDEGISQPMIKLPEIEYRPVRRSKAPIPQDFSEVRSNIRYYGHGILKVPTPYRQKGAESLVTGNAPELPPKDLADHLLAQYLGCIHAVLPVLHWPIFIADYERVYRSGSLLGVSTEWAAVLFGVFACGAIHTNEANREEEGKKYLRTSCAIIDVWHDNFNLDRARAALLASIFLYEVNSKSASWVWIGSAVRVAQEIGLHINSGPWPAVEGEMRKRVWWGLYTWDRLLALEMGKPVLINDQDCDIDLPCPVDEQYITEGGKILESQPTTPLLATIHVVRSIGQLTRTLRSATISPATLETFELHFNTCLATFPSQFHPKTDQDLDPRSLAPVIYLQNARLLLHRHNISPFCPDIVRTSAMDYCVSTALDTANILARCMRNYSTHPDPPCINDPRSHFASSAGSLLCTHIWRCTLLLLFRGEYAGALVCVQALSSIGDMRTVNAACGRYLAFFLRRLLVRIQPSEGNFSDVDHDEELMAYVSGDMQGTSDGSWIWHGSETGSQLERMGMGVSTLTSSHNRTEMKMDVGWEGWGWVEKTVQDLFSRQHQHQKQQQQIAFGQRDVPMGQPILETSSSSTLAPESTSDTDRRSSSAHSRMTIASII